In a single window of the Bacteroidota bacterium genome:
- a CDS encoding glycosyltransferase family 4 protein — protein sequence MMQHAAGESIHLTSTHRPFDTRVFQKECRSLAKAGYRVTLIVPHTQDEVVDGVQIRAVPRPANGRERLKKTTRDVYKAALKENRDAIFHFHDGELLPFMLLLKLRGRRVIYDAHEDSPRQMMYQHWIPRPLRRPIGLFMRMLEWAAGRMLNHVIAAEPIIADYFPQKKVSLVRNYPMLEEFSACKHVPYASRPSHIGFAGGISAVRGVTELVDALNHVEGTTRLQLAGTFYPTDLKTRVENMPGWAKVDFQGWIDRTGLIKLLSGVRIGVITRHPIDRHLSAFPTKLFEYMAAGLPVVVSDLPTIRPIVERHNCGLLVDPLKPEAIATGLQTLLNDPEKAEQMGQRGYKAITEHYNWDNEVKTLLAVYQSIEKDTPVHRSPAQ from the coding sequence ATGATGCAGCACGCAGCTGGGGAAAGCATACACCTGACGTCGACCCACCGACCGTTTGACACACGCGTGTTTCAGAAAGAATGCCGCTCATTAGCCAAAGCAGGCTACCGGGTCACCCTTATTGTCCCCCACACCCAGGACGAAGTTGTGGACGGTGTACAGATTCGAGCCGTGCCGCGGCCAGCCAATGGTCGGGAGCGCCTCAAAAAGACAACGCGGGACGTGTATAAAGCTGCACTGAAAGAAAACCGGGACGCCATTTTCCATTTTCATGACGGGGAACTGCTGCCTTTCATGTTGCTGCTCAAACTTCGGGGCCGGCGCGTCATTTACGACGCCCATGAAGATTCGCCCCGCCAAATGATGTACCAGCACTGGATCCCGCGGCCACTGCGCCGGCCAATAGGGTTGTTTATGCGGATGCTGGAATGGGCAGCCGGCCGCATGCTCAACCATGTCATCGCTGCTGAACCCATTATCGCAGACTACTTCCCGCAAAAAAAGGTATCGCTGGTACGCAACTACCCGATGCTGGAAGAATTCTCGGCGTGCAAGCATGTACCCTACGCCAGCCGGCCATCCCATATTGGCTTTGCCGGTGGCATCAGCGCGGTGCGAGGCGTAACAGAACTGGTAGACGCCCTCAACCACGTAGAAGGCACTACACGCCTGCAACTGGCCGGCACCTTTTATCCAACCGACCTGAAAACACGCGTTGAAAACATGCCGGGTTGGGCAAAGGTAGACTTCCAGGGCTGGATCGACCGCACCGGATTAATCAAGCTCCTTTCCGGTGTTCGGATTGGAGTCATTACAAGACATCCCATAGATCGACACCTGAGCGCTTTCCCAACCAAGCTGTTTGAGTACATGGCAGCCGGGTTGCCTGTCGTGGTCTCCGATTTGCCGACAATTCGCCCCATCGTTGAGCGCCACAATTGCGGTTTATTGGTAGATCCACTCAAGCCGGAAGCCATTGCAACGGGTCTACAAACCCTGCTCAACGACCCTGAAAAAGCGGAACAAATGGGTCAACGGGGCTATAAGGCCATCACCGAGCACTACAACTGGGACAATGAAGTCAAAACCTTGCTTGCCGTCTATCAAAGCATAGAAAAAGACACGCCCGTGCACCGCTCCCCGGCCCAATAA
- a CDS encoding methyltransferase domain-containing protein: MSVAEYSASNPALKLRYQRTLDFMRKGLQPPARILDLGEDNPFAAIMRNEGFEVFNTKADLDDTPEEVAAQQVDVVTAFEILEHLLNPLGVLQAIEAKHLFVTVPLDLWFTKAYHNPRDPRDRHFHEFEPWQFDWLLEKAGWTIVRSEQWNSPVRRIGIRPLLRLFTPRYYAVEAVRK, encoded by the coding sequence ATGAGCGTAGCTGAATACTCTGCATCAAATCCCGCCCTCAAACTGCGCTACCAGCGTACGCTTGACTTCATGCGCAAAGGCCTGCAACCGCCGGCGCGCATACTGGATTTAGGAGAAGACAACCCTTTTGCCGCCATCATGCGCAATGAAGGATTTGAAGTCTTCAACACAAAAGCAGACCTTGACGATACGCCTGAAGAAGTTGCTGCGCAACAAGTTGATGTTGTAACGGCTTTTGAAATTCTGGAACACCTGCTGAATCCGCTGGGTGTACTGCAAGCCATTGAGGCCAAACATCTTTTTGTGACGGTCCCACTCGACCTGTGGTTCACAAAAGCCTACCATAATCCGCGCGACCCGCGTGATCGGCATTTTCATGAATTTGAGCCCTGGCAGTTTGACTGGCTCCTCGAAAAAGCTGGTTGGACCATAGTGCGTTCAGAGCAATGGAATAGTCCGGTACGACGGATAGGCATCCGCCCGCTATTACGCCTCTTCACACCACGATACTACGCTGTAGAAGCCGTTCGAAAGTAA